Proteins encoded in a region of the Megalops cyprinoides isolate fMegCyp1 chromosome 3, fMegCyp1.pri, whole genome shotgun sequence genome:
- the LOC118774192 gene encoding LOW QUALITY PROTEIN: putative olfactory receptor 52P1 (The sequence of the model RefSeq protein was modified relative to this genomic sequence to represent the inferred CDS: deleted 1 base in 1 codon) — protein sequence MEYGSSRNFSHTEFYLMGFSSLKERRRFLFIPFCLMFIFSMVTNSLLIYVIVKQRSLHSPMYILISSIACIDIVVPLWVVPRMLFAFASDVNTISRVGCLVQMFFVHYACSFQSTILFGMALDRYLAICFPLRYNDVVNLTNSLITVVVIVIRKHIIITAMISLVGTLTFCSSNVLYHCFCEHQLVVNLACGDTTKNYLAGLISFCVPTVDCFGIAYSYITIFVVIFRSAGGESRQKAIHTCSTHLMVICVVYFSSMIAFLSYRVKHAIPPDFRVLISCMYLLIPGCFNPVIYGIRTKEIREQITKILKGGKTVPS from the exons ATGGAATATGGATCAAGTAGGAACTTCTCTCACACAGAATTCTACCTGATGGGATTCTCCTCCCTTAAAGAGAGGCGGCGTTTCCTCTTCATCCCCTTCTGTCTGATGTTCATTTTCTCAATGGTCACCAACTCACTTCTTATTTATGTGATTGTAAAACAGAGGAGTTTACATTCACCTATGTATATTCTGATAAGCTCCATCGCATGTATTGACATAGTGGTCCCGTTATGGGTTGTCCCTAGGATGTTATTCGCTTTTGCTTCTGATGTCAACACAATTTCTCGAGTGGGCTGCCTGgtacagatgttttttgttcattatgcTTGCAGTTTTCAATCCACCATACTTTTTGGGATGGCACTGGATCGTTATCTTGCTATTTGTTTCCCTCTGCGGTACAACGATGTTGTGAATTTAACCAATTCCCTCATCACTGTAGTCGTGATCGTGATACGAAAACACATCATAATCACA GCTATGATATCTCTTGTTGGAACGCTCACATTCTGCTCATCCAATGTCCTGTATCATTGCTTTTGTGAACATCAATTAGTGGTTAACTTGGCATGTGGAGACACAACCAAGAACTATTTAGCAGGCTTAATAAGTTTCTGTGTGCCGACAGTCGACTGTTTTGGCATCGCCTATTCGTATATCACCATATTCGTGGTTATATTCAGGTCAGCAGGGGGTGAATCCCGCCAAAAGGCCAtccacacctgcagcacccaCTTAATGGTCATCTGTGTGGTCTACTTTTCCTCCATGATTGCATTTCTTTCATACCGTGTAAAGCATGCCATCCCACCTGATTTTCGTGTCCTCATAAGCTGCATGTACCTTCTTATTCCTGGGTGTTTCAATCCGGTGATATATGGCATCAGGACCAAAGAGATAAGGGAGCAGATTACTAAAATCCTAAAAGGTGGTAAAACTGTGCCTTCGtga
- the LOC118774287 gene encoding beta-arrestin-1 isoform X1, whose translation MGDKGTRVFKKASPNGKLTVYLGKRDFVDHVDLVEPVDGVVLIDPDYLKERKVFVTLTCAFRYGREDLDVLGLTFRKDLFVANIQAFPPVPEEKKPLTRLQERLIKKLGEHAYPFTFEIPPNLPCSVTLQPGPEDTGKACGVDFEVKAFCAENVEEKIHKRNSVRLVIRKVQYAPEKPGPQPMAETTRQFLMSDKPLHLEASLDKEIYYHGEPINVNVHVTNNTNKTVKKMKISVRQYADICLFNTAQYKCPVATEESDDIVAPSATFCKVYTLTPFLANNREKRGLALDGKLKHEDTNLASSTLLREGANKEILGIIVSYKVKVKLVVSRGGLLGDLASSDVAVELPFTLMHPKPIEESYYRDVPENDAPLDTNLIVFDANDDDIIFEDFARQRLKGAKDDKDEDDEGANSPKLNDR comes from the exons AGTTTTCAAGAAGGCAAGTCCAAATGGCAAG CTTACTGTCTATCTCGGGAAGAGGGACTTTGTTGACCATGTGGACCTTGTGGAACCTGTTG ATGGTGTGGTATTGATTGATCCAGACTAcctgaaggaaagaaaag TTTTTGTGACGCTGACATGCGCCTTCCGCTATGGACGAGAGGACCTGGACGTTTTGGGCTTGACGTTTCGAAAAGACCTCTTTGTGGCCAACATCCAGGCCTTCCCACCAGtgcctgaagaaaaaaagcccTTAACCCGTCTTCAAGAGCGCCTGATTAAAAAGCTTGGGGAACATGCATACCCTTTCACCTTTGAA ATTCCTCCGAATCTACCCTGTTCAGTAACCTTACAGCCAGGACCAGAGGACACTGGGAAG GCCTGTGGTGTTGACTTTGAAGTGAAGGctttctgtgctgaaaatgttgaaGAAAAAATCCACAAAAG GAATTCTGTGCGCCTTGTAATTAGGAAAGTCCAGTACGCCCCAGAGAAGCCAGGCCCCCAGCCTATGGCAGAAACCACAAGGCAGTTTCTCATGTCTGACAAACCCCTGCACCTGGAGGCCTCACTGGACAAAGAG ATTTACTACCACGGAGAGCCAATCAATGTAAATGTCCATGTCACCAACAACACGAATAAGActgtgaaaaagatgaaaatctCAG TTCGCCAATATGCAGatatttgcctttttaacaCTGCGCAGTACAAGTGTCCAGTGGCAACAGAGGAATCTGA tgaTATAGTTGCTCCCAGTGCCACATTTTGCAAAGTATACACCCTCACTCCTTTCCTCGCCAACAACCGGGAGAAACGGGGCTTGGCATTAGATGGGAAGCTCAAACACGAGGACACAAATTTGGCCTCCAGTACATT GTTAAGAGAAGGAGCCAACAAAGAGATCCTGGGAATTATCGTCTCTTACAAAGTTAAAGTGAAGTTGGTCGTGTCTCGGGGCGg ACTCTTGGGAGACCTTGCTTCGAG TGATGTTGCAGTTGAGCTTCCCTTCACCTTAATGCATCCTAAACCCATTGAGGAGTCATATTACAGAGACG TTCCAGAAAATGACGCACCCCTTGATACGAATCTGATAGTATTCGATGCAAA CGATGATGACATCATCTTCGAGGACTTTGCACGACAGAGGCTCAAAGGGGCAAAGGACGACAAGGATGAGGATGACGAAGGTGCCAACTCGCCCAAGCTGAATGACAGATAA
- the LOC118774287 gene encoding beta-arrestin-1 isoform X2 — translation MGDKGTRVFKKASPNGKLTVYLGKRDFVDHVDLVEPVDGVVLIDPDYLKERKVFVTLTCAFRYGREDLDVLGLTFRKDLFVANIQAFPPVPEEKKPLTRLQERLIKKLGEHAYPFTFEIPPNLPCSVTLQPGPEDTGKACGVDFEVKAFCAENVEEKIHKRNSVRLVIRKVQYAPEKPGPQPMAETTRQFLMSDKPLHLEASLDKEIYYHGEPINVNVHVTNNTNKTVKKMKISVRQYADICLFNTAQYKCPVATEESDDIVAPSATFCKVYTLTPFLANNREKRGLALDGKLKHEDTNLASSTLLREGANKEILGIIVSYKVKVKLVVSRGGDVAVELPFTLMHPKPIEESYYRDVPENDAPLDTNLIVFDANDDDIIFEDFARQRLKGAKDDKDEDDEGANSPKLNDR, via the exons AGTTTTCAAGAAGGCAAGTCCAAATGGCAAG CTTACTGTCTATCTCGGGAAGAGGGACTTTGTTGACCATGTGGACCTTGTGGAACCTGTTG ATGGTGTGGTATTGATTGATCCAGACTAcctgaaggaaagaaaag TTTTTGTGACGCTGACATGCGCCTTCCGCTATGGACGAGAGGACCTGGACGTTTTGGGCTTGACGTTTCGAAAAGACCTCTTTGTGGCCAACATCCAGGCCTTCCCACCAGtgcctgaagaaaaaaagcccTTAACCCGTCTTCAAGAGCGCCTGATTAAAAAGCTTGGGGAACATGCATACCCTTTCACCTTTGAA ATTCCTCCGAATCTACCCTGTTCAGTAACCTTACAGCCAGGACCAGAGGACACTGGGAAG GCCTGTGGTGTTGACTTTGAAGTGAAGGctttctgtgctgaaaatgttgaaGAAAAAATCCACAAAAG GAATTCTGTGCGCCTTGTAATTAGGAAAGTCCAGTACGCCCCAGAGAAGCCAGGCCCCCAGCCTATGGCAGAAACCACAAGGCAGTTTCTCATGTCTGACAAACCCCTGCACCTGGAGGCCTCACTGGACAAAGAG ATTTACTACCACGGAGAGCCAATCAATGTAAATGTCCATGTCACCAACAACACGAATAAGActgtgaaaaagatgaaaatctCAG TTCGCCAATATGCAGatatttgcctttttaacaCTGCGCAGTACAAGTGTCCAGTGGCAACAGAGGAATCTGA tgaTATAGTTGCTCCCAGTGCCACATTTTGCAAAGTATACACCCTCACTCCTTTCCTCGCCAACAACCGGGAGAAACGGGGCTTGGCATTAGATGGGAAGCTCAAACACGAGGACACAAATTTGGCCTCCAGTACATT GTTAAGAGAAGGAGCCAACAAAGAGATCCTGGGAATTATCGTCTCTTACAAAGTTAAAGTGAAGTTGGTCGTGTCTCGGGGCGg TGATGTTGCAGTTGAGCTTCCCTTCACCTTAATGCATCCTAAACCCATTGAGGAGTCATATTACAGAGACG TTCCAGAAAATGACGCACCCCTTGATACGAATCTGATAGTATTCGATGCAAA CGATGATGACATCATCTTCGAGGACTTTGCACGACAGAGGCTCAAAGGGGCAAAGGACGACAAGGATGAGGATGACGAAGGTGCCAACTCGCCCAAGCTGAATGACAGATAA